GGTGTCGGGCTGTACCGTAGCCTCCAACGCATCAGCATCGGCGGGACCTCGGGCGCTTGAGCGCTCCACGCCGGAGAAGCGTGGGCATGTCGTCGGAGCGCCTTACGAGGCTCCACGACGCAATGCAGGAGCTCGTAGACGACGGGCGGCTGTCGGGCATCACTAGAGCGCGGCCCCCAGGGCCGGCGGACGCAGGGGTGCTGGGGTTTGTGCGATATGAAGTGGGTGAAGGACCCCGGGCCCCCGTAAATTAGAGGCCGGGGTGAGACACGACGAGGAGTTGGTTGGCCGCGACATCTGAGAGGTTCGACGTCATCCCATCGGGCCATCGCACGGACAGATCCACGCTCGTGGCGTCCCCCAGCCCGAAGTGTGCTTCGGCAGGATTCTGTGACACGTAGTTGCTACCTGCCCGGATCTCTCTCACCTGAGTACCCCCGGTCGAGGGAGTGATCGTGATGAGGGCGCCGATCCCTTGGGTGTTGGGATACGGGCCCCTCAGAACCACCCCCAAGTAGTTACCCTGGTCAAGCTGGTTCACGTAGAAGCGCGGCGCGGCGCCGTTGTTCGATACGAAGATGTCGATGTCGCCGTCGCGGTCGGCGTCGAAGCAGACCACGCCCCGTCCCTGTCCGTCGTCCATCAGGCCGTTGGCTAAAGAGGCTTCCGTGAACGACCCATCCCCGTTGGACATGAACAGGCGGGAAGGATCGGCCACGAACTGTTGGAGATCGTCCCGTGGCCAGCCGTTAACGTGGAACAAGTCGAGCCAGCCATCATTGTCGAAGTCCGCGAAGCAGCTTCCCCAACCCCAGTAGCCGCTACGTACCCCGGCCGATTGGCTCACGTCGGTGAACGTGCCTGAGCCGTCGTTCTGGTAGAGCCGGTTGCCGGACTTGGTCGTGTTCAATTCAAGAATGCTCGATACGAACCAATCCATGTCCCCGTCGCCGTCGTAATCGCCCACGGCTGACCCCATCCCGTTCTGGTCGGTCAGAACGGAGCCCGTGGACTCACTGAACACCCCTCCGTCGTTCAAGAGCACCTTGCTGGTCC
This window of the Gemmatimonadota bacterium genome carries:
- a CDS encoding CRTAC1 family protein, which codes for QDTYSISAADINGDQTLDLFLSHWTSSFGHGGGFLWANDGAGSFTDITTQAGLDVLEFTATFTANFSDIDGDADLDLLVSSDFGTSKVLLNDGGVFSESTGSVLTDQNGMGSAVGDYDGDGDMDWFVSSILELNTTKSGNRLYQNDGSGTFTDVSQSAGVRSGYWGWGSCFADFDNDGWLDLFHVNGWPRDDLQQFVADPSRLFMSNGDGSFTEASLANGLMDDGQGRGVVCFDADRDGDIDIFVSNNGAAPRFYVNQLDQGNYLGVVLRGPYPNTQGIGALITITPSTGGTQVREIRAGSNYVSQNPAEAHFGLGDATSVDLSVRWPDGMTSNLSDVAANQLLVVSHPGL